The nucleotide sequence GTCAATTAAAATGGCCCTGTTTATAGACTGTCAATAATTATTGAGTAGTAATTATTGAGTTAAAGCTATAGGCATGATTTCCAGACCCAAATGagaaaatgagagaaaaaaataaatatatttttgcaacTCACAATATCATCTTTTCTTGGCAGTACGGATGTTTAGGCTTGATCTCCAGCTTTTGTACATCTATGTACCGGATCTTCGGCCCTTTTCTTGTGCATCTGCACTTATATGCTATAGGAAATGAATAAAAAGCATGGTTTAGTCTCAAGAAGAATGATGTAAGAAATAGCTGAATCTtacaaaaataaagagttttgaCATATGAATTATCCcaaactgaaaaaagaaaaacaaaaacaaataaacaaaaaacaaaacaaaacaaaaacaaacagaaaaagaaatgaGCAATAATCAGAACAAATAAGTGTGtcttagattacacatttattaaaaaacgtttttctatgataaaatattgtaaatatgaaATGTCTATGCAATGTATATTTTCATTAATGATCTAAAACGTACAGCAAACAGACATATGCATTGTGTTcccacaattatttaaaaaatgtttcttgattattacaaCGTAGTCTACTTTTATTGGAttcaaatatctcattttgttCTTAAATATATGCATCTTTCCCTGAGATGTTTTCAGCCAGGCTGATCCATTTCCCCCTACTAGGCTTTACACTTTAGAAAACTGAGGTGACAAACGAGTTTCCAGAAAATCAACAAACAGCACAGCCACACTGGAGTGGCGATTCATTAAAGTGCCATTTGCAGTTTTGAGCCTCTTCCAGCACGCTGGTTTTGAGGCAGGTGAGCTGCTGAAAGACGTGTGACCTACATCTAATCCCTCATCAATCTTCTCGGCTCCATTCAGCATCATCTCTAAACAGCCTCTCAGGACAGAAGCCAACAAGACTCATCCAGCTACACAAAGAGCGACTATCTACTGTCACTGGCCAAGTTTTACAAAATGAACCAGATtgtctgagagaaagagagatgttTGACAGTTGGACAAGCGTGAGGCTCTGTTTTTCAGCAGGAAAAGTTGATCAAACGGAAGAACAGACGTTTGTTAGGGACTAAAACTAAAACCATCTTCATTAAACCTAAAACTAACAGCAGCTAAACACATTTACCACTACATTTCTTGGGGAATTTAGCGAATAgataaaaataacaaacactcaCCCTCTGTGTTGAGCGAATAAATGGCGATAACCAGCAAAAATAAAGCGGCCGTACTACAGCGATTCATCCCCAATAGTTTGTTGACAAACTCCTGTAGCCTCCGGTCTGTTTTGTACCACTCAAATCCAATAATGGAGATCCTCAAACAGTGTCGGTTTGATGATAAACTCTGTTTCTGCCTCTGTGATGTCAGTAGCAGGTTGAATGTGCTCCGCGACACGTCACACGCGCTCTCGGACTCTCCTCAATCTCGAGCGGAGCTTCTATAAACGCGCGCTCGAGCGCCTCATTGATATGCAGAGCCCGCCGACGAATTAACTGTGGCCGCGTCTCCAATCCGAGCGAGTCGCCTTCCTAGACAGCAGATTTAAGTCGCGAGGACGGAGTCGAGGCTGAATAGACAGGCGGCTCTCTATGTTTTGATACACGGGCTACGTCTATAGCCTCAGAAAATCAGATGAAATTGAGTTAAAAAGTTTATATGGAGAGTCTGTGGGTTGTCAAGGGAGATAATTGCATTGGCTTTCTTGGCTTTTGTTGAAGTCTCACTTAATTTGTTCTCCTTGATTCTTGCCCATGAATAAAGGCTCACTTTAGCA is from Danio rerio strain Tuebingen ecotype United States chromosome 14, GRCz12tu, whole genome shotgun sequence and encodes:
- the cxcl14 gene encoding C-X-C motif chemokine 14 precursor (The RefSeq protein has 1 substitution compared to this genomic sequence) encodes the protein MNRCSTAALFLLVIAVYSLNTEAYKCRCTRKGPKIRYIDVQKLEIKPKHPYCQEKMIFVTMENVSRFKGQEYCLHPRLQSTRNLVKWFKIWKDKHRTFEA